A portion of the Streptomyces coeruleoprunus genome contains these proteins:
- a CDS encoding CoA transferase, whose product MRGATETAWAALGADPVWCERVRYEGGPGGLPARLPVMDLARATVAVCSLAAAELATVRTGAAVPSVRVDDGAVTAAFHSERLVRLDGHVAESFAPLSRFWRAADGWVRTHANYPHHRERLLAALSLRPDAGPAEVADALAERRAADVEEAVYAAGGLAVAVRDAGEWAAHEQGALVAGRPLLTLERVGDAGARAAGVRGAVSPGLPCAGVRVLDLTRVLAGPVATRTLALLGADVLRIDAPQLPEGQDIHNDTGLGKRSALLDLGRAADHRVFEELLAGADVVVTGYRPGALDRFGLSPEALAARRPGLVVAQLSAWGRYGPWGGRRGFDSLVQAATGIALLEGDGGEPGALPAQALDHGTGYLLAAAVLRGLTERQRDGAGRVARLSLTQTAHWLVHGPADGGTGPEGGEAYSPAPWLVERDGPVGRVRYARSPVGFAGGPVDWAGPAGRWGADTPRWVTA is encoded by the coding sequence ATGAGAGGCGCTACTGAAACGGCTTGGGCGGCACTGGGTGCCGACCCGGTGTGGTGTGAGCGGGTGCGGTACGAGGGCGGGCCGGGCGGTCTGCCGGCCCGGCTGCCCGTCATGGACCTGGCTCGGGCGACCGTCGCCGTCTGCTCGCTGGCGGCCGCCGAACTGGCCACCGTGCGGACCGGGGCGGCCGTGCCCTCCGTACGGGTCGACGACGGGGCCGTCACGGCGGCGTTCCACAGTGAGCGGCTGGTCCGGCTGGACGGGCACGTGGCCGAGAGCTTCGCGCCGCTGTCCCGGTTCTGGCGGGCCGCCGACGGCTGGGTGCGGACGCACGCCAACTACCCGCACCACCGCGAACGGCTGCTGGCCGCGCTCTCCCTCCGCCCGGACGCCGGCCCGGCCGAGGTCGCCGACGCGCTCGCGGAACGCCGGGCCGCGGACGTGGAGGAGGCGGTGTACGCGGCGGGCGGCCTGGCCGTCGCGGTGCGGGACGCCGGGGAGTGGGCGGCGCACGAGCAGGGCGCGCTGGTGGCGGGCAGGCCGCTGCTGACGCTGGAGCGGGTGGGGGACGCGGGGGCGAGGGCTGCGGGCGTGCGGGGCGCGGTGTCGCCCGGGCTGCCGTGTGCCGGGGTGCGGGTGCTGGATCTGACCCGGGTGCTCGCCGGGCCGGTCGCCACGCGGACGCTGGCGCTGCTGGGCGCGGACGTGCTGCGGATCGACGCGCCGCAGCTGCCGGAGGGCCAGGACATCCACAACGACACGGGCCTGGGCAAGCGGTCGGCGCTCCTGGACCTCGGACGGGCCGCCGACCACCGGGTGTTCGAGGAGCTGCTGGCGGGCGCCGACGTCGTGGTGACCGGCTACCGGCCGGGCGCGCTCGACCGGTTCGGGCTCTCCCCGGAGGCACTGGCCGCGCGGCGGCCGGGGCTCGTGGTGGCCCAGCTGTCGGCGTGGGGGCGCTACGGCCCCTGGGGCGGGCGGCGCGGCTTCGACAGCCTGGTGCAGGCGGCGACGGGCATCGCGCTCCTGGAGGGCGACGGCGGCGAGCCGGGCGCGCTGCCCGCCCAGGCCCTCGACCACGGCACCGGCTACCTGCTGGCCGCGGCGGTGCTGCGCGGGCTGACGGAGCGCCAGAGGGACGGCGCCGGCCGGGTCGCGCGGCTGTCGCTGACGCAGACCGCGCACTGGCTGGTCCACGGGCCGGCCGACGGCGGCACGGGCCCCGAGGGCGGCGAGGCGTACTCCCCCGCGCCGTGGCTGGTGGAGCGGGACGGGCCGGTGGGGCGGGTGCGGTACGCCCGCTCCCCCGTCGGCTTCGCGGGCGGCCCGGTGGACTGGGCGGGGCCGGCGGGCCGTTGGGGGGCGGACACCCCGCGGTGGGTCACGGCTTGA
- a CDS encoding S8 family serine peptidase, giving the protein MAHLRSRRGRALALPVGLALTASLGFLPAGAATAAPADEVSAPAATNGPNLSYVVNIDGGSRTAARVKAAIAEAGGTVVASYDRIGVIVVHSANPGFARAIRAVDGVHSAGATRTAPLAPVATTAVDEAAQPLTAQEAKAAAAEADADQDPLEPLQWSLPAIKADKAHERSIGSSKVTVAVIDTGVDDTHPDLAPNFDRAASANCVSGKADTTEGSWRPAAGESDHGTHVAGTIAAAKNGIGVTGVAPGVKVSGIKVSNPDGFFYTEAVVCGFMWAADHGVEVTNNSYYVDPWLYNCTNDPDQGALVESLQRATRYAERKGAVNVAAAGNSATDLASDSVTDTTSPNDSETVDRVVDPSVCPDIPTMLPGVVTVSATGAKNLKASFSNYGLGVVDIAAPGGDRTEYQTPQAPATNGRILSTTVKGGYNYKAGTSMASPHVAGVVALIKSKHPYATPAMVKAMLYAQADDTSCTNPYDINGDGKVDAECEGGRGKNGFYGTGLVDALDAVRW; this is encoded by the coding sequence ATGGCTCATCTGCGTTCCAGGCGCGGGCGTGCACTCGCACTGCCCGTCGGCCTGGCGCTCACGGCCTCGCTCGGCTTCCTGCCGGCCGGCGCGGCCACGGCGGCCCCGGCGGACGAGGTGTCCGCCCCCGCCGCCACCAACGGCCCGAACCTGTCGTACGTCGTCAACATCGACGGCGGCAGTCGTACCGCGGCGCGCGTCAAGGCCGCGATAGCCGAGGCCGGTGGCACGGTCGTCGCGTCGTACGACCGGATCGGCGTCATCGTCGTCCACTCGGCGAACCCGGGCTTCGCGCGGGCGATCCGCGCGGTCGACGGCGTGCACTCCGCCGGTGCGACGCGCACCGCGCCGCTGGCACCGGTCGCGACGACGGCCGTCGACGAGGCCGCGCAGCCGCTCACCGCGCAGGAGGCGAAGGCCGCCGCGGCCGAGGCCGACGCGGACCAGGACCCGCTGGAGCCCCTGCAGTGGAGCCTGCCGGCCATCAAGGCCGACAAGGCGCACGAGAGGAGCATCGGCAGCAGCAAGGTGACCGTCGCGGTCATCGACACGGGCGTCGACGACACCCACCCGGACCTGGCGCCCAACTTCGACCGCGCCGCGTCGGCGAACTGCGTGTCGGGCAAGGCGGACACCACCGAGGGCTCCTGGCGCCCCGCGGCCGGCGAGAGCGACCACGGCACCCATGTCGCGGGCACCATCGCCGCGGCGAAGAACGGCATCGGCGTGACCGGTGTCGCGCCGGGCGTGAAGGTCTCCGGCATCAAGGTGTCGAACCCGGACGGCTTCTTCTACACGGAGGCCGTCGTCTGCGGCTTCATGTGGGCGGCCGACCACGGCGTCGAGGTCACCAACAACAGCTACTACGTGGACCCGTGGCTGTACAACTGCACGAACGACCCGGACCAGGGCGCCCTGGTCGAGTCGCTGCAGCGGGCCACGCGGTACGCCGAGCGCAAGGGCGCGGTCAATGTCGCCGCCGCCGGCAACTCCGCCACGGACCTGGCCTCCGACTCGGTGACCGACACCACCAGCCCGAACGACTCCGAGACGGTCGACCGGGTCGTCGACCCGAGCGTCTGCCCGGACATCCCGACGATGCTGCCCGGCGTCGTCACCGTGTCGGCGACCGGCGCCAAGAACCTGAAGGCGTCGTTCTCCAACTACGGTCTCGGCGTCGTGGACATCGCCGCCCCGGGCGGTGACCGCACCGAGTACCAGACGCCGCAGGCGCCCGCGACGAACGGCCGCATCCTGTCGACCACCGTCAAGGGCGGCTACAACTACAAGGCCGGCACGTCGATGGCGTCCCCGCACGTCGCGGGTGTCGTGGCGCTCATCAAGTCGAAGCACCCGTACGCCACGCCCGCCATGGTGAAGGCGATGCTGTACGCGCAGGCCGACGACACGTCCTGCACCAACCCGTACGACATCAACGGCGACGGCAAGGTCGACGCCGAGTGCGAGGGCGGCAGGGGCAAGAACGGCTTCTACGGCACCGGACTGGTCGACGCGCTGGACGCTGTCCGCTGGTGA